In one Paramormyrops kingsleyae isolate MSU_618 chromosome 18, PKINGS_0.4, whole genome shotgun sequence genomic region, the following are encoded:
- the cldn7b gene encoding claudin-7-B yields the protein MANSGLQLLGFALALLGVIGLIIGTILPQWKMSAYVGDNIITAVAMYQGLWMSCAFQSTGQMQCKVYDSMLQLDGALQATRALMVVGILLSVVGLGAAAMGMKCTNCGGDDKIRKGRIAMTGGIIILLGALAAVVACSWFANNIIKDFYNPFTPVNTKYEFGAAIFVAWAGAFLDLLGGGMLAASCPRGRPKQSKYPVKSTRPPSSSKEYV from the exons ATGGCCAACTCGGGGCTGCAGCTCTTGGGTTTCGCTCTAGCGCTTCTTGGCGTTATCGGCCTTATTATCGGGACCATTCTGCCTCAGTGGAAGATGTCCGCCTACGTTGGGGACAATATCATCACGGCCGTGGCCATGTACCAGGGATTGTGGATGTCCTGTGCCTTCCAAAGCACCGGGCAGATGCAGTGCAAAGTGTACGACTCCATGCTACAACTTGATG GAGCCCTGCAGGCCACCCGTGCCCTAATGGTTGTGGGCATCCTCTTGTCCGTTGTGGGTCTGGGAGCAGCCGCAATGGGCATGAAGTGCACAAACTGTGGAGGGGATGACAAAATTCGCAAGGGACGCATCGCCATGACGGGTGGTATCATCATCCTCTTGGGGG CTTTAGCCGCTGTAGTGGCCTGTTCATGGTTTGCAAACAACATCATCAAAGATTTCTACAACCCTTTCACCCCAGTTAACACAAA ATATGAGTTTGGAGCTGCCATCTTTGTTGCTTGGGCTGGGGCCTTCCTGGACCTGCTGGGGGGTGGCATGCTGGCTGCCTCCTGTCCCAGGGGGCGGCCCAAACAATCCAAATATCCTGTGAAATCTACCCGCCCCCCCAGTAGCAGCAAAGAGTATGTGTGA